A portion of the Lolium rigidum isolate FL_2022 chromosome 1, APGP_CSIRO_Lrig_0.1, whole genome shotgun sequence genome contains these proteins:
- the LOC124661238 gene encoding uncharacterized protein LOC124661238, with translation MALLMVSQDLSSSAPPAAELGVPSYVFIPSNLTALAIMRRIVELHDGLPPGEHRRPAVRVPEQQGAGMDEKWMSFSKSFDPLKRAADAPHAGKTRAKENIKPQLAVDIGIADAGKADGKGADQKLGGTSATEAGKADGKGADQKLAGTSATDAGKADKTRTVEYNLNIIRSAYRLFSTFKVLFADGLFSFEDRQKSQALFSGKDAKWAFKAIEIELSFVYDLLYTKASVSRSKTGMAIRLTSLLLILAGSLYTFFVTVHATQYLRRHTFVTYTLLAGALGSEAVILARYIYSVWSLVGSESDSLKCWSVNLVQDRSRWSGCMAQSNLITICLQKLPSDDWWDSLSAKISRQGRPGTPAQFIVPNFASLLPTRHAQPGEAFTATAVQYLHRPSVLEQLQSKSFWEKLDIPDYISVRDNLKDFIFTEVQVKELILIAREKSYQTTGISDTCKPFVDRRGDWVLENEKEDDCLGWSFQGKEFDESLLLWHIATDLCYHEDLKEIQSSTGQQVNSGKGSTDQQTKEHMENGMEISNYLLYIMVVHPLMLSSSTTMATKRCRDTCAEARRYFLREHIQAKLGSEKNASPSPVEEDKSNKSVLLDGRASLLKVKTTLRASVVKGDKSKSVLWDGCFLADQLNQMKDKGKKWRVISRVWVEMLCYVAVQCGGYQHAERLKEGGELITFVCLLMTHLGMGKHYRTEVGDAYAHLSSFNAQSASRPAPPAQAEGVQENATISRDEASTSGHGKQAATVSIDEASTSGHGHP, from the exons ATGGcgctcttaat GGTCTCCCAGGACTTGAGTAGCAGCGCTCCCCCCGCCGCCGAGCTCGGCGTCCCGTCGTACGTGTTCATCCCCAGCAACCTCACCGCGCTCGCCATCATGCGCCGCATCGTGGAGCTCCACGACGGCCTGCCCCCCGGCGAGCACCGCCGACCTGCCGTGCGGGTTCCAGAGCAGCAAGGAGCCGGT ATGGACGAAAAGTGGATGTCATTTTCAAAAAGTTTTGACCCTCTTAAACGTGCTGCAGACGCACCACATGCTGGTAAGACGAGAGCAAAGGAAAACATAAAGCCCCAGCTAGCCGTGGATATCGGTATTGCAGATGCAGGGAAGGCCGATGGGAAGGGAGCAGATCAGAAGCTAGGCGGGACTAGTGCTACAGAAGCAGGGAAGGCCGATGGGAAAGGAGCAGATCAGAAGCTAGCTGGGACTAGTGCTACAGATGCAGGGAAGGCCGATAAGACGAGAACAGTAGAGTACAACTTGAATATCATTCGCTCAGCATACAGGCTGTTCTCGACATTTAAGGTACTGTTCGCGGACGGTTTATTTAGCTTCGAGGACCGGCAGAAGAGCCAAGCCTTGTTCTCAGGTAAGGACGCCAAGTGGGCTTTCAAAGCCATTGAGATCGAGCTGAGCTTTGTGTATGATCTGCTCTACACAAAGGCTTCGGTTTCTCGCTCGAAAACTGGAATGGCCATCAGGCTCACTAGCCTGCTGCTTATCCTTGCTGGCAGTTTGTACACCTTCTTTGTAACGGTGCATGCAACCCAGTACCTGCGGCGCCATACCTTCGTCACCTACACGCTCCTCGCAGGGGCTTTGGGTTCAGAAGCTGTCATACTTGCACGTTATATTTACTCCGTCTGGTCTCTGGTGGGCAGTGAGTCTGACTCGCTGAAATGCTGGTCTGTTAATCTTGTGCAAGATCGCAGCAGATGGTCAGGGTGCATGGCGCAGTCCAATTTGATCACGATTTGCTTGCAAAAGCTTCCCTCGGATGATTGGTGGGATTCATTATCGGCTAAAATTTCTCGTCAAGGGCGGCCAGGCACTCCCGCACAGTTTATTGTCCCAAACTTTGCATCTTTGTTACCGACTCGGCATGCCCAGCCTGGTGAAGCATTTACTGCAACTGCAGTTCAGTACTTACATAGGCCGTCCGTGCTGGAGCAACTGCAATCTAAAAGCTTTTGGGAGAAGTTGGATATACCAGATTACATTTCAGTACGGGACAACCTCAAGGACTTCATCTTTACGGAAGTTCAGGTGAAAGAGCTTATTTTGATTGCACGAGAGAAAAGTTATCAAACAACAGGAATATCAGACACCTGTAAGCCATTCGTCGATCGTAGGGGTGACTGGGTGCTGGAGAATGAAAAGGAGGATGATTGTTTGGGGTGGAGTTTCCAAGGGAAAGAATTTGACGAGAGTCTGCTCTTATGGCACATCGCCACTGACCTGTGTTACCACGAAGATCTTAAAGAGATCCAAAGTAGCACCGGCCAACAAGTCAATTCAGGAAAGGGCAGCACTGACCAGCAAACCAAGGAACATATGGAAAATGGAATGGAGATATCCAATTATCTGCTATACATCATGGTGGTGCACCCACTGATGCTCTCCTCGTCCACGACCATGGCTACAAAGAGGTGCAGGGACACCTGCGCCGAAGCCAGGAGGTACTTCCTGAGAGAGCATATCCAGGCTAAGCTCGGTAGCGAGAAGaatgcctcgccgtcgccggtggaagaggacaagagcaa CAAGTCGGTGCTGTTGGACGGGCGGGCCTCCCTGCTTAAGGTGAAGACGACGCTACGGGCATCGGTGGTGAAAGGTGACAAGAGCAAGTCGGTGCTGTGGGACGGGTGCTTCCTCGCCGACCAGCTCAACCAGATGAAGGACAAGGGTAAGAAATGGCGAGTCATATCCAGGGTGTGGGTGGAAATGCTGTGCTACGTAGCAGTGCAATGCGGAGGATACCAGCACGCGGAGCGGCTCAAGGAGGGCGGGGAGCTCATCACCTTTGTCTGCCTCCTCATGACCCACCTTGGCATGGGAAAGCATTACAGGACCGAGGTCGGCGACGCCTACGCGCACCTCTCGTCATTTAATGCTCAGTCAGCCTCCCGGCCTGCTCCCCCTGCACAAGCTGAAGGAGTCCAGGAGAATGCAACAATCTCAAGAGACGAAGCCTCCACGTCAGGCCACGGCAAGCAGGCTGCAACAGTCTCAATAGATGAAGCCTCTACGTCCGGCCATGGCCACCCGTAA
- the LOC124684103 gene encoding uncharacterized protein LOC124684103: protein MMLSLLMKDLQDKIILDQDDVKLACFTSTYPLRGWCGLCQGNMMRFLAKLEQGFTHDKTNKKHGGGAAVIRICCCRCPLRGLLPLPSSTGTSLMFHPSPCPPTRRCSNDTSNLRGSHKGAHRWFANLRLHLNYYVAGTWPPPLLPDDGCRRSQA from the exons ATGATGTTAAGCTTGCTCATGAAAGACTTGCAGGATAAAATCATATTGGACCAAG ATGATGTTAAGCTTGCTTGCTTCACTTCTACTTATCCCCTTAGAGGGTGGTGCGGACTCTGCCAAGGCAACATGATGAGATTCTTGGCCAAGTTAGAGCAAG GCTTTACACACGACAAGACCAATAAGaagcatggtggtggtgctgctgtcaTCCGAATCTGCTGCTGCCGGTGTCCACTAAGAGGCCTCCTGCCCCTGCCTTCTTCTACCGGGACCTCTCTTATGTTTCACCCTTCGCCGTGTCCTCCTACACGACGCTGCTCCAACG ATACAAGCAATCTTCGAGGTTCACATAAAGGAGCTCATCGCTGGTTCGCCAACCTGCGCCTCCACCTCAACTATTACGTCGCTGGCACATggcctcctccacttcttcctgATGATGGTTGCCGCCGCTCACAAG CCTAA